In Trichomycterus rosablanca isolate fTriRos1 chromosome 4, fTriRos1.hap1, whole genome shotgun sequence, one DNA window encodes the following:
- the LOC134312105 gene encoding angiopoietin-related protein 3-like: MKLLVTMKLALLMALMVLTGALPAAEESEEMNPAPSESRSAFAALDDVRLIANGLLQLGKNLRDFVQKTKSQINDILQKINIFDKSFYQLSVLASEIKEEEQELKKTTVVLKANNEEIKSLSLEINSKVEDIMKERIQLRNQVGGLEEKLSGLSQGLLTVDQVAEISTLKEVIQAQEKSISELLRAVKEQSEHLNYQKNKIKGLETKLNSAGLQDTAAKSQTTSVSDYLLNYSTDGSFSSDLPRDCGEIFRTGEKTSGLYSVKPNQSEPFLVLCEFTDEGAFTVVQRRQDGSVDFNQSWQKYEDGFGDFSGEFWLGLKKILSIARQGDSLLRFQMEDWKQEKQTMEFQYTLEGAESNYTIHLKSEDLTSEVDIPTGMRFSTKDNNDGNRSTDPTCAHDYTGGWWFSACGDVNLNGKCVQGRPRRKGLHGKHNKGQHLKSTQISIRHSRQT; the protein is encoded by the exons ATGAAGCTTCTAGTGACCATGAAGCTGGCTCTGCTGATGGCGCTCATGGTGCTGACCGGTGCATTACCGGCAGCAGAGGAGAGCGAGGAGATGAATCCGGCTCCTTCGGAGAGTCGGTCGGCTTTCGCGGCCCTGGACGACGTCCGGCTCATTGCTAACGGCCTTTTGCAGCTGGGTAAGAACTTACGGGACTTTGTGCAGAAGACGAAGAGCCAGATTAATGACATCCTGCAAAAGATCAACATCTTTGACAAGTCCTTCTACCAGCTCTCTGTGCTGGCCAGCGAGATCAAAGAGGAAGAGCAGGAACTGAAGAAGACCACGGTGGTGCTCAAAGCCAATAACGAGGAGATCAAGAGCCTGTCGCTGGAGATCAACTCCAAAGTGGAGGACATCATGAAAGAGAGAATTCAGCTCCGTAACCAAGTTGGAGGGCTGGAGGAGAAGTTAAGTGGACTTTCTCAAGGACTTCTGACCGTGGACCAGGTCGCAGAAATCTCTACACTTAAG GAGGTGATTCAAGCCCAAGAGAAGAGCATCTCAGAGCTGCTGAGGGCTGTGAAGGAGCAAAGTGAGCACCTCAATTACCAGAAAAACAAGATCAAAGGTTTGGAGACGAAG CTGAACTCCGCCGGCCTTCAGGACACCGCTGCTAAATCCCAAACCACTAGCGTGTCAGATTATCTACTCAACTATTCCACTGACGGAAGCTTCTCGAGTG ATTTACCAAGAGACTGTGGTGAGATCTTCAGAACTGGAGAGAAGACCAGCGGCCTGTACTCCGTTAAGCCGAACCAGTCCGAACCGTTCCTGGTACTCTGTGAATTTACAGACG AGGGAGCCTTCACCGTGGTTCAGCGCAGACAGGACGGCTCTGTCGATTTCAACCAGTCCTGGCAAAAATACGAGGACGGATTCGGAGACTTCAGCG GAGAGTTCTGGCTCGGCCTGAAGAAGATCTTATCCATCGCCAGGCAGGGCGACTCTCTACTGCGCTTTCAGATGGAGGACTGGAAGCAGGAGAAACAAACTATGGAGTTCCAGTACACTCTGGAGGGCGCCGAATCCAACTACACAATCCACCTGAAATCAGAAGATCTGACCTCTGAAGTGGACATCCCAACAGGAATGAGGTTCTCCACGAAGGACAACAACGATGGGAATCGATCCACCGACCCAACCTGCGCCCACGATTATACAG GAGGCTGGTGGTTCAGCGCTTGTGGTGATGTCAACTTGAATGGTAAATGCGTCCAAGGCCGACCTCGCAGGAAAGGACTCCATGGGAAGCACAATAAAGGGCAGCACTTAAAATCCACACAGATATCCATTCGTCACTCTCGGCAAACGTAG
- the LOC134312102 gene encoding KN motif and ankyrin repeat domain-containing protein 1-like produces the protein MDAHKVNGVSPKENGSHRGPPSYSVETPYGFHLDLDFLKYVEDIEKGNTIRRVQIQRRPHRRSSGNLLRNLSLPGYGCRSFQWNSSSTFCPGSRLADSRGFDSSDYTRRPEPTNNSIAAQLEATIQAFDEQPLGHHVRPNLLRATSLPLTVLLRKYSESTEDPTSPNGSRDYLTQENGSSEDVFHSPGRKSSGVNGTFQQLTAALRRVGELEEEIGIIPELKAQICILQEERERLLYTVQSRMDSTSPLAFSSNPDASTRFSNKANEDWMNQEFDRLEKNVQASSEQVHAIVMPSTTEGALTGSGGGNQAMMMVQDKRDSSDQEDRTTSQAVESLKKKIAGLEQKLNKAESDLEKTRDELKEQEQQSCMKDRRINELTKIRAKSEKTVEHLVHVRDLESSPDNNSGQTSPPPDHLKSSEGSHTDVVNHVHKVKELVDEQWKCLCGNEEAGRSSEHLPPRVHSIQKQLVTLVDLLSLYVTPVGDVPPSAQTSIMEDQTSTWESLSQDETRDHVSGEGKSAVRSEERAKEKIDPKVSPSRTVSTSESTQKEEASPDTSLDIRASGVTVTDEPMEKHLGEADSLDYQAVPAEAEQDRIYSEAQPEEPSADPERRQINADFMKACHFLQEHMDEVSEPNDEMRQALTVAFQHWFSVAAEEDSSADTVALYLNDVAVKTPAVLQFLVNMVDDNGNTALHYSVSHSNFHIVKLLLDTGVCNVDLKNKSGYTAVMLVSLLPVDTAVDVEVMQRLMELSDVNARAGLVGQTALHLAVRHGRASTVRLLLAHGANINAQDQAGTTALIIACDRGHTDIIQILLEDPDCDINLTDKGGRSALSLATQASHTEIADLLRARTNTKAQDKCKMS, from the exons ATGGACGCACACAAAG TAAACGGCGTATCTCCGAAAGAAAATGGAAGTCATCGAGGGCCGCCGTCATATTCTGTTGAAACGCCGTACGGGTTCCATTTGGACCTGGATTTCCTAAAGTATGTGGAGGATATCGAAAAGGGCAACACCATCAGACGGGTGCAGATTCAGCGTAGACCACACAGAAggagcagtggcaacctgttaCGCAACCTCAGCCTACCGGGGTACGGCTGCAGGTCCTTTCAGTGGAACTCCTCCAGCACCTTCTGTCCCGGGTCTCGACTTGCAGACTCGCGTGGGTTTGATTCCAGCGATTATACCAGGAGACCTGAGCCCACCAACAACTCCATCGCTGCTCAGTTGGAGGCCACTATCCAAGCGTTTGATGAGCAGCCCTTGGGGCATCACGTTAGACCGAATTTACTGAGAGCCACTAGTTTACCCCTGACAGTGTTACTGAGGAAATATTCAGAGTCCACCGAGGATCCGACCAGCCCCAACGGTTCGAGAGACTACCTCACTCAGGAAAATGGCTCCTCTGAGGACGTCTTTCACAGCCCAGGAAGGAAGTCGTCAGGGGTGAACGGGACCTTCCAGCAGCTTACTGCAGCTCTCAGGCGAGTGGGAGAGCTTGAGGAGGAGATCGGGATCATTCCAGAACTCAAAGCTCAGATATGCATCCTGCAGGAGGAGCGAGAGAGGCTCCTGTACACAGTCCAGTCCCGGATGGACAGCACCTCACCACTGGCCTTTTCAAGTAATCCAGATGCATCAACACGGTTTTCAAACAAAGCAAACGAAGACTGGATGAATCAGGAGTTTGACAGACTGGAGAAGAATGTCCAGGCTTCTTCTGAGCAAGTTCATGCAATCGTAATGCCTTCGACCACAGAAGGAGCTCTCACAGGGTCAGGTGGTGGTAATCAAGCAATGATGATGGTCCAAGATAAAAGAGATTCTTCAGACCAGGAAGACAGAACCACGTCCCAAGCTGTCGAGTCTCTTAAGAAGAAGATTGCAGGGCTGGAGCAGAAGCttaataaagctgagtctgatcTGGAGAAGACGAGGGATGAGTTGAAGGAGCAGGAACAGCAGAGTTGCATGAAAGATAGACGAATAAACGAGCTGACCAAAATCCGGGCTAAATCAGAGAAAACAGTCGAACATTTAGTCCATGTAAGGGATTTAGAATCATCACCCGACAACAATTCAGGGCAAACGTCTCCTCCACCAGATCATTTGAAGAGTTCTGAAGGATCTCACACAGACGTTGTGAACCATGTGCACAAAGTAAAAGAGCTTGTAGACGAACAATGGAAATGTCTCTGTGGAAATGAGGAAGCGGGACGGTCTTCTGAACACTTGCCTCCGCGTGTCCATTCTATCCAAAAGCAGCTGGTCACTTTGGTCGACCTCCTTTCGCTCTATGTGACCCCAGTAGGAGATGTTCCACCATCAG CTCAGACGTCCATAATGGAGGACCAAACATCCACATGGGAAAGTCTCTCACAGGACGAAACACGGGACCA CGTATCTGGTGAAGGAAAGTCTGCCGTCAGATCAGAGGAACGTGCCAAGGAGAAGATCGACCCAAAGGTTTCCCCGAGCAGGACAGTGAGCACCAGCGAGTCGACCCAAAAAGAAGAAGCCTCTCCAGACACCAGCCTTGATATCAGAGCCTCAGGAGTGACCGTAACCGACGAGCCTATGGAGAAACATCTAGGTGAAGCCGATTCTCTGGATTATCAGGCAGTACCAGCAGAAGCTGAGCAGGATAGAATTTATTCAGAAGCTCAGCCAGAGGAACCATCAGCAGATCCAGAGAGAAG ACAGATAAACGCTGACTTCATGAAGGCGTGTCACTTCCTGCAGGAACACATGGATGAAGTGTCGGAGCCGAACGATGAAATG cgccAGGCCCTGACGGTGGCGTTCCAGCACTGGTTCAGCGTGGCCGCGGAGGAGGACTCGAGCGCAGACACGGTCGCTCTGTATCTTAATGACGTAGCCGTGAAAACACCCGCGGTTCTTCAGTTCCTGGTCAACATGGTGGATGATAATGGAAACACGGCTCTGCATTACAGCGTCTCCCACTCCAACTTCCACATCGTCAAGCTACTCCTGGATACCG gtgtgtgtaacGTAGACCTGAAGAATAAGAGTGGATACACAGCCGTCATGTTGGTGTCTCTTCTACCTGTGGACACGGCGGTGGACGTGGAGGTGATGCAGCGACTGATGGAGCTCAGTGACGTTAATGCACGTGCAGGTCTG GTGGGTCAGACGGCCCTCCACCTGGCAGTGAGGCACGGCCGAGCGTCCACCGTGCGACTCCTGCTGGCACACGGAGCGAACATCAACGCTCAGGATCAAGCGGGTACCACGGCGCTGATCATCGCCTGCGATCGCGGTCACACTGACATTATCCAAATCCTGCTGGAGGATCCTGATTGTGATATTAACCTCACAGATAAG gggGGACGCAGCGCTCTGTCACTGGCCACACAGGCGTCCCACACGGAGATCGCCGACCTGCTCAGAGCCCGCACCAACACCAAAGCACAAGATAAATGCAAGATGTCGTGA